One window of the Bradyrhizobium sp. NP1 genome contains the following:
- a CDS encoding MFS transporter: MSQSTIAAAGGAKSDIETSTINAISWRLIPFLILAYFFSYLDRVNLGFAALTMNAELKFTPLIFAWGAGIFFIGYFIFEVPSNLALEKFGASRWIARIMVTWGIISALMATVSGEWSFYILRFLLGVAEAGFFPGIILYLTYWYPAEYRARFLAAFALAVPVSTVIGAPISGYLLNLDGVMGLKGWQWLFIIEGIPSVLLGIVTWFYLTDKPERADWLSADQKAWLSARLKAELAAKQAATHLTLGQALSSPKVIALSLIYFGFVGALYGMQFWLPQIVKAFGLTNVQTGFVTAIPYLFGTVAMILWARHSDATRERVAHVGAPLLLTAIALGASSYLTDPTATMVALTIAGIGVFCTFAVFWTLPTAWLSGTAAAGAIALINSIGNLAGFGGPYLIGWVKEATGNTSTGLLGLAILPLIAGLLVFAGQHKSAVEFAGQPQER; this comes from the coding sequence ATGAGTCAGTCCACCATTGCCGCGGCAGGCGGCGCCAAGAGCGACATCGAAACCTCGACCATCAACGCCATTTCGTGGCGGCTGATTCCATTTTTGATCCTGGCCTACTTTTTTTCCTATCTTGACCGGGTCAATCTCGGTTTCGCGGCGCTCACCATGAATGCCGAACTGAAATTCACGCCGCTGATCTTCGCCTGGGGCGCCGGGATCTTCTTCATCGGCTATTTCATCTTCGAGGTGCCGAGCAACCTTGCGCTGGAGAAATTCGGCGCCAGCCGCTGGATCGCGCGCATCATGGTGACCTGGGGGATCATCTCGGCGTTGATGGCGACCGTGAGCGGCGAGTGGAGCTTCTATATTCTGCGCTTCCTGCTCGGCGTCGCCGAGGCCGGCTTCTTCCCCGGCATCATCCTCTATCTGACCTACTGGTATCCGGCGGAATATCGCGCCCGCTTCCTTGCGGCCTTCGCGCTCGCGGTGCCGGTTTCCACGGTGATCGGCGCGCCGATCTCGGGCTACCTGCTCAATCTCGACGGCGTCATGGGCCTCAAGGGCTGGCAGTGGCTGTTCATCATCGAGGGCATTCCCTCGGTGCTGCTCGGCATCGTCACCTGGTTCTATCTCACCGACAAGCCGGAACGTGCCGACTGGCTGAGCGCCGATCAGAAGGCGTGGCTGTCGGCCCGACTGAAGGCCGAGCTTGCCGCCAAGCAGGCCGCCACGCATCTGACGCTCGGCCAGGCGCTGTCCTCTCCGAAGGTGATCGCGCTCAGCCTGATCTATTTCGGCTTCGTCGGCGCGCTCTACGGCATGCAGTTCTGGCTGCCGCAGATCGTGAAAGCGTTCGGCCTGACCAACGTGCAGACCGGCTTCGTGACTGCGATCCCCTATCTATTCGGCACGGTCGCGATGATCCTGTGGGCGCGGCATTCCGACGCCACGCGCGAGCGCGTGGCCCATGTCGGCGCGCCGCTGCTGCTCACCGCGATCGCGCTTGGCGCCTCCAGCTATCTCACCGATCCGACCGCGACCATGGTCGCGCTGACCATCGCCGGGATCGGCGTGTTTTGCACCTTCGCGGTGTTCTGGACGCTGCCGACCGCATGGCTCTCGGGAACGGCGGCCGCGGGCGCGATCGCACTGATCAACTCGATCGGCAACCTCGCAGGCTTCGGCGGGCCTTATCTGATCGGCTGGGTCAAGGAAGCCACGGGCAACACCTCGACTGGCCTGCTGGGGCTTGCGATCCTGCCGTTGATCGCGGGCCTCCTTGTTTTCGCCGGGCAGCACAAGAGCGCCGTGGAATTCGCCGGGCAGCCGCAGGAAAGGTGA
- a CDS encoding alpha/beta hydrolase, translated as MTIAYRHAVVDGIRIFYREAGRPDAPALLLLHGFPTSSHMFRELIPLLADRYRIVAPDLPGFGFSDAPDAEVFKYTFDDLARVVERFTEQIGLARFAVYVFDYGAPVGFRLALKHPERISAIISQNGNAYLEGLSEGWNPIQAYWKDPTPENRWALRSFLTPETTRWQYVHGVRDESQVAPESWTLDAALLARRGNDEIQLDLFLDYVSNVALYPQFQAYFRKHAPPLLAVWGRNDPFFLPTGAEAFRRDNPRAQVQFFDTGHFALETHVREIGAAIGTFLAEHIG; from the coding sequence ATGACCATTGCCTATCGCCACGCCGTCGTCGACGGCATCCGGATCTTCTACCGGGAAGCCGGACGGCCTGACGCGCCCGCGCTGCTGTTGCTGCACGGCTTTCCCACCTCGTCGCACATGTTCCGCGAACTGATCCCGCTGCTTGCCGATCGTTATCGCATCGTTGCCCCCGACCTTCCGGGCTTCGGCTTCTCCGACGCGCCAGATGCCGAGGTCTTCAAATACACCTTCGACGATCTGGCCCGCGTGGTCGAACGCTTCACCGAGCAGATCGGGCTGGCGCGCTTTGCGGTCTACGTTTTCGATTATGGCGCCCCCGTCGGGTTTCGTCTGGCGCTGAAGCATCCTGAGCGCATCAGCGCGATTATCTCGCAGAACGGCAATGCCTACCTGGAAGGTCTCAGCGAAGGCTGGAATCCGATTCAGGCCTATTGGAAGGATCCGACGCCGGAAAACCGCTGGGCGTTGCGCAGCTTCCTCACGCCCGAGACCACCCGATGGCAATACGTCCATGGGGTGCGGGACGAGAGCCAGGTTGCGCCGGAGTCCTGGACGCTTGATGCTGCGCTGCTGGCGCGGCGGGGCAACGATGAGATTCAGCTCGACCTGTTTCTCGACTACGTAAGCAATGTCGCGCTCTATCCGCAATTCCAGGCCTATTTCCGCAAGCACGCGCCGCCGCTGCTCGCCGTATGGGGCCGAAACGATCCGTTCTTCCTGCCGACCGGCGCCGAGGCGTTCAGACGCGACAACCCGCGCGCCCAGGTGCAGTTCTTCGACACCGGTCACTTCGCGCTCGAGACCCATGTGCGGGAGATCGGAGCGGCCATTGGGACGTTTCTGGCCGAGCATATCGGCTGA
- a CDS encoding LysR family transcriptional regulator has product MIGDGLTLHQLQCFEAVVSEGGFQAAAAKLLRSQPSVSTSVKNLEAQLGLTLLDRSGYRVTLTEAGRSFYDHARVLLHELSRLRDHAAQLAIGQESELHVVIGDVSPLPETLGLLRSFFDDHPGTKLHLHFEAVSGPWERLFDNEADLIFHYVEKSDPRLEFVDLFTTKVIPVVAPNYLRFPITKSIVPEQMRDYVQCVIRDTATHSEPRNYYLVEGARSWTVSDQLMKRELILQGMGWGHMPRYMIERDLREKTLLPIAGKYFRGGQVELVAARLRNAPHGPVANRLWQFIADQAARMIPTAG; this is encoded by the coding sequence ATGATCGGGGATGGCCTGACACTGCACCAGCTGCAGTGCTTCGAAGCTGTCGTCAGCGAGGGCGGCTTTCAGGCCGCGGCCGCAAAGCTGTTGCGCTCACAGCCGAGCGTCTCGACGTCGGTGAAGAATCTGGAAGCCCAGCTCGGGCTCACCTTGCTCGACCGCAGCGGCTACCGCGTCACCCTCACCGAAGCCGGCCGCTCGTTCTACGACCATGCGCGGGTGCTCCTTCATGAGCTCAGCCGACTGCGCGACCACGCCGCCCAGCTGGCGATCGGCCAGGAAAGCGAGCTGCACGTCGTGATCGGCGACGTCAGCCCGCTGCCGGAAACACTCGGACTGTTGCGCAGCTTCTTCGACGACCATCCCGGCACCAAGCTTCACCTCCACTTCGAGGCGGTTTCCGGCCCTTGGGAGCGGTTGTTCGACAACGAGGCGGACCTCATCTTCCATTATGTCGAGAAGAGCGATCCGCGGCTGGAATTCGTCGATCTGTTCACGACGAAGGTCATCCCGGTCGTCGCGCCGAACTACCTGCGCTTCCCGATCACGAAATCGATCGTGCCGGAGCAGATGCGCGATTACGTGCAATGCGTGATCCGCGATACCGCGACCCATTCGGAACCGCGCAACTATTATCTGGTCGAGGGCGCGCGGAGCTGGACCGTGAGCGACCAGCTCATGAAGCGGGAGCTCATTCTCCAGGGTATGGGCTGGGGCCACATGCCGCGCTACATGATCGAACGCGATCTGCGCGAGAAGACGCTGTTGCCGATTGCCGGCAAATATTTCAGGGGCGGCCAGGTCGAGCTGGTGGCCGCGCGCCTGCGCAACGCGCCGCACGGCCCGGTCGCGAACCGCCTCTGGCAGTTCATCGCCGACCAGGCGGCCAGGATGATCCCGACAGCTGGCTGA
- a CDS encoding FecR family protein: MNWRHTVFLLLILSAAAGLSAGSAQAQARVGEAVVVQNEVLRIAGSASSRINVGDGLLRDEVVRTGLDSATRLVMADNTNLSLGPNASIKLDRTVFNDEHTYRDIAVRLTSGAFRFVTGDSAKTAYKITTPLATIGVRGTILDILSQRGQTIVVLQEGASTVCTLGFQCIQLTQPGDTAIITSTGNGKTTIQKSTNSPWTFAATCSAAAGLCTVTQFADAGPGNDPTGMLCGR, from the coding sequence ATGAATTGGCGTCATACCGTTTTCCTTCTTCTGATACTCAGTGCGGCGGCGGGCCTTTCGGCAGGCTCAGCCCAAGCGCAAGCCCGCGTCGGTGAAGCCGTCGTCGTGCAGAACGAGGTGCTTCGCATCGCAGGATCTGCGAGCAGCCGGATCAATGTCGGCGACGGCCTGCTGCGCGACGAGGTGGTGCGCACCGGCCTCGACAGCGCGACGCGGCTGGTGATGGCCGACAACACCAACCTTTCGCTCGGCCCGAATGCCTCGATCAAGCTCGACCGCACCGTGTTCAACGACGAACACACCTATCGCGACATCGCGGTCCGCCTGACCTCGGGCGCTTTCCGCTTCGTCACCGGCGACTCCGCCAAGACCGCCTACAAGATCACGACGCCACTCGCGACGATCGGCGTGCGCGGCACCATCCTGGACATCCTGTCGCAGCGCGGCCAGACCATCGTCGTGCTGCAGGAGGGGGCATCCACCGTCTGCACGCTCGGCTTCCAGTGCATTCAGCTCACCCAGCCCGGCGACACCGCGATCATCACCTCGACCGGCAACGGCAAGACCACGATCCAGAAGTCGACGAATTCGCCCTGGACCTTCGCCGCGACATGCAGCGCGGCGGCCGGGCTGTGCACCGTGACGCAATTTGCGGACGCCGGCCCGGGCAATGATCCCACCGGCATGCTGTGCGGGCGCTGA
- a CDS encoding OmpA family protein encodes MTRFQNSLSKAITLKAVTLGAALSMTAGLALAADNTVSADQILHALQPKPLTRSLSVGPQADPAASAKEISFVKTLRNRATRSLSLGEREQIAEIAATKPKIDLEIQFDYNSASISRNSTLAVQELGKALSNPNLRGSTFVVAGHTDGVGSDSFNQDLSERRADTIKRYLIEKYGIAGSDLVTVGYGKTKLKDTENPNDPINRRVQVVNMDTKTAQQ; translated from the coding sequence ATGACGCGTTTTCAGAACTCTTTGAGCAAGGCGATCACACTCAAGGCCGTAACCCTTGGCGCCGCGCTGTCGATGACGGCGGGCCTGGCGCTTGCCGCCGACAATACCGTGTCGGCGGACCAGATTCTCCACGCGCTGCAGCCGAAGCCGCTGACCCGCAGCCTCTCGGTCGGCCCGCAGGCCGATCCCGCTGCTTCCGCCAAGGAGATCAGCTTCGTCAAGACGCTGCGCAACCGCGCCACCCGCTCGCTGTCGCTCGGCGAGCGCGAGCAGATCGCCGAGATCGCGGCAACCAAGCCGAAGATCGATCTGGAGATCCAGTTCGACTACAACTCTGCCTCGATCAGCAGGAACTCGACGCTAGCGGTGCAGGAGCTCGGCAAGGCGCTGTCGAACCCGAACCTGCGCGGCTCGACCTTCGTGGTGGCCGGCCACACCGACGGCGTCGGCAGCGACAGCTTCAACCAGGATCTTTCCGAGCGCCGCGCCGACACCATCAAGCGCTACCTGATCGAGAAGTATGGCATCGCGGGCAGTGACCTCGTTACCGTCGGCTACGGCAAGACAAAGCTGAAGGACACCGAGAACCCGAACGATCCGATCAACCGCCGCGTCCAGGTCGTCAACATGGACACCAAGACCGCGCAGCAGTGA
- a CDS encoding phospholipid carrier-dependent glycosyltransferase: protein MPRIAGKSGAAAGESSFVPELSRRNLIATALILFVFAHLAFVVGLTKPQKFVFDEVHYVPAARQMLAPMMSQPTLNPMHPPLAKEIIALSIRIFGDNAFGWRYPSTLSGALAIVGVYLCGLALFSAQGPALAAALIAFFNQMIFVQSRIAMLDIFSLAFLLLGIAAFIHGFRQVRPTRWFAAAGVAFGLAAACKWSGLFPLGVAIVMIGMVRLLQRWGTRFADAGADDWYRPDRWPDLRWYHFAGCFALLPAVVYFASFVPLYGLSLADIAAAQRRIFADNVTSAFSGHVYSSAWPSWPFLARPVWYLFDKTSEDDVAAIVFLGNPLVLWPALLAVAVCLRDFIVARRADAFLILAFYFGLYLAWAVLPRVVGFIYYYMPAATVASLALVYALRRGKNPRWLLWAFVALAACGFVVMLPISAACIGTSMRAFSRLMLLRSWI, encoded by the coding sequence GTGCCACGCATCGCGGGCAAGAGCGGCGCGGCTGCCGGCGAATCGTCTTTTGTTCCGGAGCTTTCGCGGCGAAATCTGATCGCGACCGCGCTGATCCTTTTCGTCTTCGCGCATCTGGCATTCGTGGTCGGGCTGACGAAGCCGCAAAAATTCGTCTTCGACGAGGTGCACTACGTGCCGGCGGCACGCCAGATGCTCGCGCCCATGATGTCGCAGCCGACGCTCAATCCGATGCACCCGCCGCTTGCAAAGGAGATCATCGCGCTCTCGATTCGCATTTTCGGCGACAACGCGTTCGGCTGGCGGTATCCCAGCACGCTGTCCGGCGCGCTCGCTATCGTTGGCGTCTATCTGTGCGGGCTTGCGCTGTTCTCCGCGCAAGGGCCGGCGCTGGCGGCCGCCCTGATCGCCTTCTTCAACCAGATGATCTTCGTGCAGTCGCGTATCGCGATGCTCGATATCTTCTCGCTCGCTTTTCTCCTGCTCGGCATTGCCGCCTTCATTCATGGCTTTCGCCAGGTGCGGCCCACGCGCTGGTTTGCTGCCGCAGGCGTCGCGTTCGGGCTTGCCGCCGCCTGCAAATGGAGCGGGTTGTTTCCGCTCGGCGTCGCCATCGTGATGATCGGCATGGTCCGCCTGCTGCAACGCTGGGGCACGCGCTTTGCCGATGCCGGCGCGGACGACTGGTATCGCCCCGACCGTTGGCCTGATTTGCGCTGGTATCATTTTGCGGGCTGCTTCGCGCTGCTGCCGGCGGTGGTCTATTTCGCGAGCTTCGTGCCGCTGTACGGCCTGTCGCTTGCCGATATCGCTGCCGCGCAACGCAGGATTTTCGCCGACAACGTCACCAGCGCATTTTCGGGCCACGTCTACTCCAGCGCCTGGCCATCCTGGCCGTTCCTCGCGCGGCCGGTCTGGTATCTGTTCGACAAGACGAGCGAGGACGACGTTGCCGCGATCGTGTTTCTCGGCAATCCCCTGGTGCTATGGCCGGCGCTGCTTGCGGTCGCGGTCTGCCTGCGCGACTTCATCGTGGCGCGCCGCGCCGACGCCTTCCTGATTCTCGCGTTCTATTTCGGGCTCTATCTCGCTTGGGCGGTGCTGCCGCGCGTGGTCGGCTTCATCTACTACTATATGCCGGCCGCAACGGTTGCGAGTCTCGCGCTGGTCTACGCCTTGCGGCGCGGCAAGAACCCGCGCTGGCTGTTGTGGGCATTCGTGGCGCTGGCGGCTTGCGGCTTTGTCGTGATGCTGCCGATCAGCGCCGCCTGTATCGGAACCTCGATGCGCGCGTTCAGCCGCCTGATGCTGTTGCGGAGCTGGATCTGA
- a CDS encoding crosslink repair DNA glycosylase YcaQ family protein: protein MSRDEKSFHLGKAEGRRIWLAAQRLDAPAPFGEGSQAVAAAVAHLGYVQIDTINVIERCHHHILHSRIPRYRRADLRAAQSIDKSVFEYWTHALSYVPTRDFRFFLPAMKAHRRENGKWFASVKPADLRKVMRLIRQGGALTIRDIEDDVLVEKEHLWASRKPSKRALQLAFYNGVLTIAERNGMLKTYELMERHFGWEVLPKAASTAETTAYLLDRALRAQGIVSLDSICHLDAPSKKAVARLIASRVRRGELLPVALEGAGKQEHWVQPATLEAKPDAPPSLVHILSPFDPLIIQRRRTHLFFDYEHRFEAYVPKAKRKFGYFALPVLAGEEIVAALDLKADRQNKKLLMQKWSWVGAGKAAKGEARQALKRRIEEELDRFERFQLGD from the coding sequence ATGTCCCGCGACGAAAAATCGTTCCATCTCGGCAAGGCCGAAGGCCGGCGGATCTGGCTCGCCGCCCAGCGGCTCGATGCGCCGGCGCCCTTTGGCGAAGGATCGCAGGCGGTGGCGGCCGCGGTCGCGCATCTCGGTTATGTGCAGATCGACACCATCAACGTGATCGAGCGCTGCCACCACCACATTCTCCATAGCCGCATTCCGCGCTACCGGCGCGCTGACCTGCGTGCCGCGCAGAGCATCGACAAGAGCGTGTTCGAATACTGGACGCACGCCCTGTCCTACGTGCCGACGCGGGATTTCCGCTTCTTCCTGCCGGCGATGAAGGCGCACCGGCGCGAGAACGGCAAATGGTTTGCCTCGGTGAAGCCGGCGGACCTGCGCAAGGTGATGCGGCTGATCCGCCAGGGCGGGGCGCTCACCATCCGCGACATCGAGGACGACGTGCTGGTCGAGAAGGAGCATCTGTGGGCCAGCCGCAAGCCGTCGAAGCGGGCGCTGCAGCTTGCCTTCTACAACGGCGTGCTGACGATCGCCGAGCGCAACGGCATGCTCAAGACCTACGAGCTGATGGAGCGGCATTTCGGCTGGGAGGTGCTGCCGAAAGCGGCGAGCACCGCCGAGACCACCGCCTACCTGCTCGACCGCGCCTTGCGCGCGCAAGGCATCGTCTCGCTCGATTCCATCTGCCACCTCGATGCGCCCAGCAAGAAGGCGGTGGCGCGACTTATCGCGTCGCGCGTGCGTCGCGGCGAGCTTTTGCCGGTCGCGCTGGAAGGCGCGGGCAAGCAGGAGCATTGGGTGCAGCCGGCGACGCTGGAAGCGAAGCCCGACGCGCCGCCGTCGCTGGTCCACATCCTCTCGCCGTTCGATCCCTTGATCATCCAGCGCAGGCGCACGCATCTGTTCTTCGACTATGAGCACCGCTTCGAGGCCTATGTGCCGAAGGCGAAACGCAAGTTCGGCTATTTCGCGCTGCCGGTGCTGGCCGGCGAGGAGATAGTCGCCGCGCTCGACCTGAAGGCCGACAGGCAGAACAAGAAACTGCTCATGCAGAAATGGAGCTGGGTCGGCGCAGGCAAGGCAGCGAAGGGCGAGGCGCGCCAGGCGCTCAAGCGCCGCATCGAGGAGGAGCTCGATCGTTTCGAGCGCTTTCAGCTTGGCGATTGA
- a CDS encoding zinc-binding dehydrogenase codes for MRAIVIKQYGGPEVLTLEERPDPEPRSGHVIVEVKAFGLNRAETYMRAGAWGDVAEITGIECVGTIRSDPEGRFMPGQKVAALMGGMGRLINGSYAEQVSVPATNVVPVVTGLAWEEFAAISESYATAWSSVRGNLGLLPGQTLVVRGATSALGQAAINIAVDLGVRVIATTRSAARRPMLEALGASEVLIEAGELSKRVRELYPKGVDAVLDVVGNSTVLDSLAMARRGGRACIVGLLDHVASIPNFNPMFQMPHAGVHFSSFVSWSLGTPDCPLTEIPFQGIVDRVAGGLYKAKPTRVFGFEDIREAHRLMEANAANGKIVVRL; via the coding sequence ATGCGTGCCATCGTCATCAAGCAATATGGAGGGCCTGAAGTCCTGACCCTGGAAGAGCGGCCCGATCCCGAGCCGCGATCCGGTCATGTCATCGTCGAGGTGAAGGCGTTCGGCCTCAACCGGGCGGAAACCTATATGCGCGCCGGCGCATGGGGCGACGTCGCCGAGATCACCGGCATCGAGTGTGTCGGCACCATCAGGTCCGATCCCGAGGGCCGGTTCATGCCCGGCCAGAAGGTCGCGGCGTTGATGGGCGGCATGGGCCGGCTGATCAACGGTAGCTATGCCGAGCAGGTCAGCGTCCCCGCGACCAATGTCGTTCCCGTTGTCACCGGCCTTGCCTGGGAAGAATTTGCCGCGATCTCGGAATCATACGCGACCGCCTGGAGCAGCGTACGCGGCAATCTCGGGCTGTTGCCTGGCCAGACGCTGGTGGTGCGCGGCGCGACATCGGCGCTCGGCCAGGCCGCGATCAACATTGCCGTCGATCTCGGTGTGCGAGTGATTGCGACGACGCGCAGCGCAGCGCGGCGGCCCATGCTGGAAGCGCTCGGCGCAAGCGAGGTGCTGATCGAGGCCGGCGAACTGTCGAAACGCGTCCGCGAGCTCTACCCGAAAGGCGTGGATGCCGTGCTTGACGTCGTCGGTAATTCGACTGTGCTGGACTCATTGGCGATGGCGCGCCGCGGCGGCCGGGCCTGCATCGTCGGTTTGCTCGATCACGTGGCCTCGATACCCAACTTCAACCCGATGTTCCAGATGCCGCATGCCGGCGTGCACTTCTCCAGCTTCGTGAGCTGGTCGCTCGGAACGCCCGACTGCCCGCTGACCGAGATTCCGTTCCAGGGCATCGTCGATCGGGTCGCGGGCGGCCTCTACAAGGCGAAGCCCACCAGGGTGTTCGGCTTTGAAGACATCCGCGAGGCGCATCGGCTGATGGAGGCGAATGCGGCGAACGGCAAGATCGTCGTCCGTCTCTAG